One region of Zingiber officinale cultivar Zhangliang chromosome 7B, Zo_v1.1, whole genome shotgun sequence genomic DNA includes:
- the LOC122006041 gene encoding scarecrow-like protein 14, translating to MNQFQYDEFFIQPSDLEDLRRGNFPITSVTDIQDGHFHYLMGNHFLDENDSPSTSSFSSALTTDHQTSSLSPSSEIEVPELSSDTVFSYISQMLLEENMDDKFDVYPEDPALLAAEKPFYEILGESYPPLHDQNSSPAGGANDGVLAGDSWPYDPLEYHQLQTDPVPVDYSAPSRFSSAIEDSAFSVDDLLAQSAPAWQFQQGPEEARRFLPSDEKLVIDLEANGCRFPPEPAEERNSSRGEPVHASRGRKIQHEDDDLDLQEGRNNKQPAFSNAGAVNSKFFDDFLLCGWDNKCKRKSDRKRSESENDKASRSSNGGGQAKASSSAGKGRGRKQPKEEVIDLRTLLIHCAQSVAIDDRRSANDLLKQIRQHASPTGDANQRLAARFADGLEARLSGTGSQVYRSIVARGISTVNMLKAYRCYMSACPIHKISYFFANRTIMNVAKEAARLHIIDFGIYHGFQWPCFIRRLADRPGGPPRLRLTGIDVPRPGFRPTERVDETGQRLSDYARRFGVPFEFQAIATKWETIRIDDLNIADGEMLVVNSLFQFNNLMDETVLEESPRDAVLRTIRDLNPSVYICAIVNGSYNSPFFVTRFREVLFHYSSLFDMIETNVSREDEVRLLIESNIFGRDALNIIACEGAERVERPETYKKWQVRNLRAGLKPLPLSPDMIKTATETLKEYHKDFVIDVDGQWLLQGWKGRISHALSLWKSNNAANH from the coding sequence ATGAATCAGTTTCAGTATGATGAGTTTTTCATTCAGCCGAGCGATTTGGAAGATCTGAGGAGAGGAAATTTTCCAATCACTTCGGTTACAGACATCCAGGACGGGCATTTCCATTACTTGATGGGAAATCACTTCTTGGATGAGAACGATTCGCCGAGCACTTCCTCTTTCAGCTCCGCGCTGACCACGGATCATCAGACTTCCTCTCTGAGCCCGAGCAGCGAGATCGAAGTTCCTGAGTTGTCTTCGGACACGGTGTTCAGTTACATCAGCCAGATGCTGCTGGAGGAGAACATGGATGATAAGTTCGATGTGTATCCGGAAGATCCAGCTCTTCTGGCCGCCGAGAAACCATTCTACGAGATCCTCGGCGAGAGCTACCCGCCTTTGCATGATCAGAACTCCAGCCCTGCTGGTGGTGCCAACGACGGCGTGCTTGCAGGCGATAGCTGGCCTTATGATCCTCTCGAGTATCATCAGCTGCAGACGGATCCTGTTCCTGTTGATTACTCTGCTCCGTCTCGATTTTCCTCCGCGATAGAAGATTCGGCGTTCTCGGTTGATGATCTCCTCGCACAGAGTGCTCCGGCTTGGCAGTTTCAGCAGGGCCCTGAAGAAGCTCGCAGGTTCCTTCCCAGTGATGAAAAGTTGGTGATCGATTTGGAGGCCAATGGGTGTCGGTTCCCTCCAGAGCCAGCCGAGGAGAGGAATTCCTCGAGGGGGGAACCAGTTCATGCGTCTCGGGGACGAAAGATTCAACATGAGGATGACGATTTGGATTTGCAGGAGGGGAGAAACAACAAGCAGCCAGCTTTCTCCAATGCCGGAGCTGTCAATTCAAAGTTCTTCGACGACTTCCTGCTCTGTGGCTGGGACAACAAGTGCAAAAGGAAAAGCGATCGGAAGCGTTCTGAATCAGAGAACGACAAAGCGAGCAGAAGTTCTAATGGCGGCGGTCAAGCCAAAGCGTCAAGCAGTGCCGGAAAAGGCCGAGGGAGGAAGCAGCCCAAAGAGGAGGTCATCGATCTCAGGACACTTCTTATTCATTGCGCACAGTCCGTTGCCATAGACGACCGGCGCAGCGCCAACGATCTTCTGAAGCAGATCAGACAGCACGCCTCCCCCACCGGCGACGCAAACCAGAGGCTGGCGGCTCGCTTCGCCGACGGCCTCGAGGCGCGACTGTCCGGCACGGGGAGCCAGGTCTACCGTTCCATCGTGGCCAGAGGAATCTCCACCGTCAACATGCTGAAAGCTTATCGGTGTTACATGTCCGCATGCCCTATCCATAAGATCAGTTACTTCTTCGCCAATCGAACAATTATGAACGTCGCCAAGGAAGCCGCCAGGCTGCATATAATCGACTTCGGCATCTACCACGGCTTCCAATGGCCGTGCTTCATTCGCCGTCTCGCCGACCGGCCAGGCGGCCCTCCGAGGCTCCGGCTGACCGGCATCGACGTACCTAGGCCTGGCTTCCGGCCAACCGAACGCGTGGACGAAACAGGACAGCGCTTATCTGACTACGCTCGCAGGTTCGGCGTTCCGTTTGAGTTCCAAGCGATCGCAACCAAGTGGGAGACCATCCGGATCGACGATCTCAACATCGCCGACGGCGAGATGCTCGTCGTCAACAGTCTGTTCCAGTTCAACAACCTGATGGACGAGACGGTGCTCGAGGAGAGCCCGCGAGACGCGGTGCTGAGGACCATACGAGACCTCAACCCGTCCGTCTACATCTGCGCGATTGTGAACGGCTCGTACAATTCGCCGTTCTTTGTCACTCGGTTCCGGGAAGTCCTGTTCCACTACTCCTCCCTGTTCGACATGATCGAGACGAACGTCTCGCGCGAGGACGAGGTGAGGCTGCTGATCGAGAGCAACATCTTCGGCCGCGACGCGCTCAACATCATCGCATGCGAGGGCGCGGAGCGGGTCGAGCGGCCGGAGACGTACAAGAAATGGCAGGTGAGGAACCTCCGCGCCGGCCTCAAGCCGCTGCCGCTGTCGCCGGACATGATAAAGACGGCGACGGAAACGCTCAAGGAGTACCACAAGGACTTCGTGATCGATGTGGACGGGCAATGGCTGCTGCAAGGGTGGAAAGGGAGGATCTCTCATGCCCTTTCCTTGTGGAAATCCAACAACGCTGCTAATCACTAG